A stretch of DNA from Kwoniella mangroviensis CBS 8507 chromosome 1 map unlocalized Ctg01, whole genome shotgun sequence:
gtcatcatcatcatcaccgacGAACCTCCACCTCACTGATATTGCGCACAGTTAGTTGCATTTGTTTGTGTTgtctcctttctctttccacTATGTACTCCATACTTCACGACTCGATCCATCAGCATATCCATTTTGAGCGTCATTCATAGCTCTTTATCACCAACATACATATTCATTATAGATATAGTCATCATGTTCGGTAATAACAATGCCAGAGCTCAGACCTCGACAGCTACCCGTCGGTAGGTCTATCAATAACAGCCTCAGGTGATCATTAACGATGTGTTGCTAAGGTCTCTCTCATAGGTTGATGAAAGAATACAAGGATCTCACAGCAGACCCCTTACAGGACACCATAACGGCCGGACCTATATCAGAAGACAACATGTTGGAATGGGAAGCTTTGATCCAAGGACCAGAGGGAACGCCCTATGTAAGTTGAGAGCAATAGAGGGCGTAGAGCTAATGTTATAAGGAAGGAGGCGTGTTTGCTGCCAAACTCGTATTCGTGAGTTAAAGATCTACATCGCTTGGTCTGACAGACCTATGTATTATGTAGCCCTCTGATTACCCTCTGAATCCCTTCACGATGACTTTTGATCCGCCTTTATTACACCCAAATAGTGAGTCTTGACCGAGTATGCCTCAGCTGATTGTGATATTATAGTCTATCCCAACGGCGTGGTCTGTATCTCCATCCTACACCCACCTGGCGATGATCCACTACACTACGAGTCTGCGTCAGAACGATGGTCTCCTGTTCAAGGTGTAAGAAGTGTATTATTGAGTGTTCTTAGTATGCTCGCCGAACCCAATATCGAGAGTGGTGCGGATGTAGAGGTGAGTTTCTGTTTTGATTCTCACGAACACTTCCTTGAATTGTGCGTCACCTTTGCACAGTTCTGGTGATCTAGCGATTCTGGTACTATCGAGCGAAACGTGTGACTCGAATTATGCTAACACTCGTACATCTAGTGCTGCAAGTTGTACCGCGATAATAAACCAGAATTCGAAAGAAGAGTACGAGAACAAGTCAAGAATCTCTTGGGTATATAGCATGACAACAAACTACAAAGACGTATTCATAATTAATCCGTTTCTTGATGATATCCTGCTCTACGCATCTCTCCCAACCTTCTTCGTGCTGCGCCAAGGTCCTTCTCCAGCTTGAGAATCTCAACCTGTTGTTCCATCTCTCGTACTTTGAATTCGTGCGAAGGCATCGACTTGTAGTCGACAGCTTCATCGTCAGCCTGTTTATTCGAGATGAGTTTGACTTGTTTGACCAGAGCTTTGCAAGCATCGGTGACGGCTTTTGAAGCAAGTTCGAGTCGTTGTTGAGTCTTCGACATGAGCGATGCCTTAACCCGAGACGCGGCGACAAGTTGAGCAGTAGCAGCTGATACTTCGTTGGATGCGACGATAAGCTGTTCCAGAGAATGGGTGCCGGAGATCACACCATCTGCGCTCTCGATAAGTAAACCAGTGGCGTATGCCACCGCTTTAGCCGCAGAGATGAGTCCTTCTGTCCATCGGTTGTTTCGCTTGTAGAACTGCTGAGTTGTACTTGAACCTTTACCTTCACGAacaatctcttcttgactttcaGTGGCGGCTTGAATCAGTCGTCCGATTGCATTGGTGATGGCCAACGTAGCCTCGAGAATCGCATCGTGAACTTGAACATCGAGAGAAGTATATTTGGATCCCTTGGGTCGTGCCATGAGAGCTTGTAATCGTTCTGTTGCTTGTTCGATGGCTTTGGCGGCATTTTGCATTTCTTGAGATACAATATCACCGATGTCTCCGTTGGCTTTGGAAAGAGTCGATGCTTTGGCTTTTGGTATGAATTTCTCGACAGTATCGGAGAGTTTGGATAAAGCTCCTCGGGTTTCAGCATTGTTTCGCAGTGCAGCTTCTTCGCTCTTGCCTCCAGCGAGAAGTCGGAACGATTGAAGATTCAAGAAGAATCGATAACCAGAGTCACCGGCCTCTTTGGCGATCTTGACCAATTTGTCGGAAGCGTCATCGGTTTCGGCAAATCGCGTGATACCCTTGGAGCTGACAAGAGTCTCGGATAGAGCTTGGGCTAATTCGTTGGCCGCCTTGATAACATCGACGTGACCACCCCCGCTCTTCCTGCCAAGATAGAGGTTGAAGGTGGAAGCGAATTCAGTGGCATTCGTCATGGCTTTCTCAATCATGGACAAAGTATATTCGGGAGTCGCAGTGGTATTACCGGTTTGCATAGGTGATTCGAGCTCGTAGATAGCGTCGTCCACTTTCTGCATGCACGCTTGCAAGATCGAGTCGATGATGGCATTGAGCTCTTTTCGATGATCCAGGATGAGGGTATCGACTTGCGCATCGAATGCTTGGCTGGTATCGCCAGAGGTCTATTTGTAAGCTCGGTTCATAACCAAGGGCACTCACAAGTCGAAGATCACTAAGCTCCTTGAGTGTAGAGTCCATTCCCTCTTGCATGATCATGAGCTCTTGCTCCTTCTCTTCTACAACACGAGATATTTCGCCATCTTTAGCATCGATCTTGTGGAGAAGCTCGTCGATTTGCATTTGTTTGGCCTAGGTGAATATCAGCGATATGGCCACGATGGACGTACACGTGGTAAATCGACTCACTCTAAGAGAGTCCTCAAGCTCTGTGAGTTGACGATTATACTTAGCCATGACACCAGAGACTTCAGAGCTCTTGTGACGAGATGCATCCTCCGCTCTTTCGTTTGCGAACGATAGATCGCGCTTGAGTCTATCAAGTTCTTCACGATGACTCTGTGATTTTGTCAGCATGCGCTAGAAGCAAATCTTAAACATTTGACTTACCGATTTCATTCGATCGAGATCATACCTGGCTCTATCCCTCTCCCTGATCATATCAGCGAGTTCCAGATTCTTGGTCTTGACATCCCTCTCCATGCGCTCCATCTTGTCGATCGCTTCTTGTGCGGAATTGGCTTTGAGCTGGAAGCCTTTCGATCTGTTAAGCAGGTCAAGGTGTTCCCCTCGAAGCTGAGAGTATAGCTTGGCGAGAGCTTCATATTTGTTCTTCCAGACCTCGATCTGTTTTTGCAGTTGGGCGATGAGTTCATCTTTGGCGGACATCTGAGCTCCCACGTTGGCGCCAATGAGACCGAGTTCACTCTCCAATGACTTGACTCGACGATCGTATTGCTCCAATAACATTTGATCTCGCTCATACTGACCGCGCATGGCGAGCATTTCCTGCTGCAGCTGAGAGTATTGACCTTGCTGCTGTTGACTGTACTGTTGACTCATCTGGTCCCTGAGTAACTGTTCTTGAGCTtgtctctccctctcttgtTGCATACGTTGCTGTTCTGCGtattcagcttcttgtcGACgcttatcttcttcctgtctACGTTGCTCAGACTCTCGTTGAGCTACAAGTGCTGCTTGCTTGCGCTCGTACTCTTCAAGCATTCGACGTTGCTCATCTATTTCGCCTTGCGTAGCAACGGGAGAGGACGGACGAGGAGTTTCTTCTCGAGCTTGAACTTTCTCATCGGGTGGACGCTCGGGGAGCTCAGGTGCGGTACCGTTATCGATAAGGTTTGGTGGTTCCTAACGATCAGCTCAGGTTCCCACTAGAATTTACTCACCTGTCCAAGTTTCGGAACGTTGATCAGTCCAGTCAAGTATTTGAGATTACTACATTCGTAATAGAATCTTCGCAGATTGTAGTGCTGAGCATTATATCGTtctcgaagaggaagcaaGGCATCCATAGCATCGGTTCCTAGAAGGTCAGCATTGCAATGAAACTCATTAGACTCACTTCTATGCATAGCACGCAGCATACTGGTGATGAACTTGTAAATACCGAAACTCTCCTTTACTAGGGGAACAAGAGCGGATATTCGACATTCATTGTTTGCCGATCCACGGAAATGGGCAAAGATGAGCTTCTGGAACGATTCGATCTGGTCTTGAAGCGTCATCAGGTCGGTGATGGTTTCATACCTGTCGTCAGCAATGTCCTAAGTCAAGTTCACCCACCCTTCATTGGGATCATCAATGTTCTTCAAACTGATGTATTCTTCATATTCGAATAGACCGTTGAACTCGGGATGATGACGGTGGAATCGAAGTTTCGACAAAAGGAATGAAGTGTATGCTTTGATCAGACCTCCATAACCTTTCCCGCCATCTCCGACTGTACGCCCACAAGTCTCGAGCCATCCAGTTTGTGCGTGTGCTTCTTTGATAGTCTACAACAGTCAGCAGGCTTCCATACGATGATAGACTCACGACAGGGTGTCCCTCTTGAAGTAGCTTATGAACGACGATGAGTGCTTTGAACGTCTGCACTTCATCTGCGAGGATGGGTTGTGTTCTCAATCCGTTCCATACGGACAGAGAGGAGTGATAATCCCAAGTGTAGACGATACACTCTGTAACGGTCAGCTGTGCTTTGCTGTGTTAGAACTCACTTCTGACATGTTTTTGCTCTACGGTACAGCGTCACATCAGTAACGAACCACCTTGATCACAGGTTGACTCACTGGGAGCTGTTTCCTCTGGGCTGGTAGCCTTCTTGATGTTGACACTAAGTTCTGACTCAGTCTTGTCCTTGTCGACGGGTCTGGTAGGCTGATGGTTGGCACCACTGGCTGCCGCCCGGACCGAAGGGTAATCATCGTAATCCGCGTGGTGACGGCCGAACCTGTGGTAGTGAGCAGCGATGAGATtaggtatatatatgtatatggtCTTCGATGGCACAATCAAGTCGGTGATACGACTTACATGGCTGCGGGGGGGTTGGGTAGAGTGAGGGCGAGTGTGATGGAGTATATAAggtatgaggatgaggatgaggatgtttgTCAGTATGAGTAGGTTATAACAGTGGACCATACGAGTACATGGACATGACGTTGACACCTACAACCCTGAGGGGCATGGGCATGTACAACCTGTATTACGTAAGTATACGGCGAATGTTCGTAAGCCTAACAGGAGGACAGGTGCAGGTGTGTCGGGAGCCTATCCCCCGAGCCACGTGAGTCGCTCATgtcatcatttcatcatcaatactATATAGCAACGAGCAGTGAGCAAGCAGTcaatgatttcgatgatcatGACTGTCGCTGTCATTAGCTGGAACAACCATACCACTAAGCTGTTGGATACCCTCAAAATAGACTGTCGCACTTATCTCCAACCGCAATCAGTACCCTGCACCCTTGCCATTCCGGCTGATCCACATCCCACCCCTTCAGCTCTTCCCATCCCGATCGCGCTACTCTGTAATCCCACCTCACCCTTTCATCCCAACGTCCATGGATGGCGCCTTTCGATCTCGATGCCTGCATCGACCGTCTTCGGGACAAGCAGCTATTAGGAGAGGCTCTTCTCAGAGAAATATGCGAGAAAACAAAGGAGGtgttgatgagggagagCAATGTCGTCCATGTCGCTTCTCCCATAACAGTCGTCGGCGATATTCATGGTCAGTTTCACGATCTGATAGAGATCTTCCGTATAGGAGGATCGGCTCCTCATACGAACTACCTATTCCTAGGTGAGTCTCTCGCTTTTGTCTAAACATCTTCCAGCTTCCAGCTACTCTCGCTAACTTGCCGCAGGTGATTATGTTGATCGAGGTCTACACTCGGTGGAGACAATATCTCTTCTCACCTGCTTGAAGCTTAGATATCCGGAGAGGATCCACTTGATACGAGGCAATCACGAATCTAGAGCTGTTACACAGGTTGGTCATCCTTCACTTGGTTTTGCGCGTGATGACAAACTTCAAAAGAGGACTCTGAGGCTCTTTCGCCAATGGAGAACAAATCCGTTCCTATGTGACAGTGGTATGCTCCGTGAAGAGAGAAACCCGGCGTAGGAACGGATAGAGAGAACGGAAATCTGATGTGAACCTCGTGATAGTTGACCAACGCTAATCTCTCTCACACACATACAGACTTATGGTTTCTACCTTGAATGTACGAGGAAATACGGATCTCCAGCTGTGTGGCAATACTTTACAGATATGTTCGACTTTCTCACCCTCAGCGTGGTCATTGATAATGCCATCTTCTGCGTTCATGGCGGTCTGAGTCCGTCAATACACCATATCGACCAAATCAAAATTATAGATAGATTTAGAGAAATTCCCCATGAAGGTCCCATGGCAGATTTGGTGTGGTCAGATCCTGATCCCGAGAAGGAGGATTTCGCAATCAGCCCCAGGTGAGTCAGAAACTTCATGAAACCCGCTGACATGTAGGGGTGCTGGTTATACGTTTGGGGCATCGATCGTCAAGAAGTTCTTAAACCTGAATGGAATGAATCATGTACTCCGGGCACATCAACTTTGTATGGAAGGATACTCTGTTTTATATAACGATCAATTGAGTACGGTATGGAGTGCTCCCAATTATTGCTATCGGTGCGGTAACATGGCGAGTATATTGGAAGTCTCTCCTGGAGGTAGGCGTTATTTCAATGTATTCAGCGCTGCACCGGAGAACGAAGTAAGTGGTCATCTTTTGAGAGCCATACGAAAAAAAAGACTGATAAATACATTCTGTAGAGGGACGGGCccaatcaacaacaacaagtAAAAGTGAGTTTTACAATGAGAGAAGTATTACGCTAATGTTCAGGCTATCGAGTATTTCTTGTGACCCAGCATCATGTGATATCCCATTCTAATGACCCGAACAAATCATCTATCAAGCCGAAACTCCTCCCTCGCAAAACACCTTTTCCTCCGTTCATGACGTCTTTTATGTCCGGTAATGTCCATTCATCTGTAACATTCCATCTTTTACATATGAAAATCTTCGCTTCCCAGTCGCTCCCTCTGACTGGTATCATTTGGAAATATAGAGAAAAAGAGTCGAAAAAGGATTCTTCTAGAGCAAGTGTCCGAGATGAATCTATAATTATCAGTTGTGATTTGCCTGGGATGAACTCACAAGATAAGATTATTTCCGGTCCATATGTTTCTGCTTCGCCACGCTCATCCCACTCTGTAAGACGGAGAAGTGTATGTAGAAGAGGTGGGTAGAGGTTCGGGAAATATATCTTCAGGTCAGAGAGTGTCCATATCTTTGCAACTCACCAGATCGCACATGATAATATGGGTGAATGGTCCAAACTGAAATAGATGTGAAGGATCTTGTCCCCATGCGAGCGGCTGAGCGATGACCTTTGCGTGTGAGTCGGAGGGAGGGTTCCAAGCACGTATGGACTGTTCACATAATGGAACCACTTCTGGCAGATCAGTCGTAACCACCAAGTCTTCTTTCTGCAGATGGCCAGCCAAGTGAAGAGAAGCGACCGATTGACCGGAACCAAGCTCGATTATGCGATGAGGGCGCTGACTTTCGAAGATAGAACAAGGCGGGTCAAACTTCGATGAAGGAGTGAAGTACTCGAGTAGAGGTCTAGTAGCCTCCCTTCAACCTAAAGTCAGCTGAGGAGTTTCGTATCTTGAGCCTTACCAAACACGACCTGCGATCCCGTAAGTTGAGATAGCATCTTTCTGCTGATGCTGCTCAAGTTGTTGATCCGCAACACTGCTCAGGAGGAGGGGCTTGATGTCAAGGTTCGGAGGGAAGTTAGGgtctgacatgatgattatgTTATGCATTCATCGGTCATTGTCAACTGGATGCGATGAGATTTATGAAACTTGAATACGACGAAGCAGGAATGAAATGGGGGAAATGGTCGGATCCCATCTGAAAACGCGAGGAGCATGTCTAGTTCAGGGTCCGGCTGAAATCAGGATGAGATTGGTCGTAGACATCGGATTTTAGACTTCATTCTCTTGTCGCCGATGAGCTTCCACAACTGCCACATTCATCCCCCCTTGACCCTCACCACCTTCTCGAATCCGCACCAACTGACCGAATATGGAGCAGATGGATGGGTGGGTGAGTGAGTGCAAACTCAGGAGTGTCGAATGTCATCTTATCGTCAATTCGAGGTTTATACGTTTTGGGctttctcatccatcaacaaaACAACTAAAAAGGTGAATacacctcctcatcatcacctaacACCAACACACACTCGCTGACCAACCCAATTATCATAGATGGCTCGATCAAAGGATATTGCTCCTCACGTTGGCCGATACTCAAGGTCACAGGTCGCTGCCAAGCGAGGTCTCTACAAGGGTACGTTCGAAGTCTCAGATCGGTATAGGTTATAGGATCAAGCTTGGGTGGGAGCAGGTACAATCGTGAAGGAAGATGTCAGGAGGAACCAAGAGTGGAACAGTCCTGAAGAGTGATGGAAGGACAGGAATCGTGCAGATAGCTAGAGTAGTGATGCTGGGGAATATTGGTGGATCATAATGGAGACGTAGACTGACCTAAATGTTTATTTGATCTCACAGGAAAGAAGACCGGTGCCGCTCCTGCCAAGACCGAATCTCCCGCTCACACCGAGAAGACCGTTGGTGGTAAAGGAAACGGAGAGAAGAGATTAGTCCCCACCAACAAAGCTTCTAAATACTACCCCGCCGAAGATGTTAAGAAGCCCAAGGTCTCCCGAAAGACTGTCGGAAAGACCGCTCTCCGAGCTAGCATCACCCCTGGTACCGTCCTTATCCTCCTTGCTGGTCGATTCGCCGGTAAACGAGTTGTCTTCCTCAAACAACTCGACAGTGGTCTTCTCTTAGTTTCCGGTCCTTTCAAGTGAGTGACTTACTCTCCACTCGCTCAATGCTTCTCTGTGCACACTGACGGTATCGAT
This window harbors:
- a CDS encoding 60S ribosomal protein eL6 yields the protein MARSKDIAPHVGRYSRSQVAAKRGLYKGKKTGAAPAKTESPAHTEKTVGGKGNGEKRLVPTNKASKYYPAEDVKKPKVSRKTVGKTALRASITPGTVLILLAGRFAGKRVVFLKQLDSGLLLVSGPFKINGVPLRRVSQAYVIATSTKVDISGVSVPETVNDAFFIKSKAAKGSKEGEFFGEGKEKKVFPEEKKSEQKAVDAALIASIKKVDNLAKYLKASWGLSKGDRFHELKF